The following is a genomic window from Hyperolius riggenbachi isolate aHypRig1 chromosome 4, aHypRig1.pri, whole genome shotgun sequence.
TATCAGCTTTGGGGTGGAGGAAAAGTTTACATCTTACCTTGCACAATGGTGACCTTCTGGAGGATATCTCCATGCATTGTGTCCACCAATTTCATTTCCTGCATGATCATCGATAGATTCTGTATATCAAAATCTAGCCGAGCATTCATCAAGCTGAACCTCTCTCTGAGCAGATCCGTGGTGCCCTGCACCAAACTGATCGACTTGTTAAGTACATATAATTCCTCGGCATGAGAATTGAACCCATGGGTACAAGACAGCCGCACGTCATCTAGGTATTTCAACATACTGTGCACATGGTTATCTGTAGCATTGATATTGGTGAATATAGTGCCAATCTCTGTTTCATGGGAAAACATCCTGCCCTCCAGGCTCTCAAACCGCTCAACCGTTCGGTTCTGTGTGTATTTCGAATGGTACTGGAGGTCTGCCATGTTTTCCTCGTGGTCATCAATGAAACCAGTGATGTTGTCCAGCTGAAACTGAAGACCCATAACTTGTAGGACCAAGTCATGCGTGACCTCTGTGTTGAGGGTGATCCGTTGGGTAGTGGCAGCGATGGTACTCTGAAGGTTCCTCACCAAGTCAATGGTTTTGGCTGACGTTGACTTGAACCCACCATAAACTTTGCTATAATTCTGCCAGTCAGACACAATTTTTTGCAAAGTCAGTGTCTCCTCATCGGTCTTCCTTTGGATAACTTGTACCCACTCCGATGTCTGACCCAAAGTAAAATTAATCTGTTGTACGGCAGCATTTATGTCGTATCTCTCCTGCACCAGGTTCTTTACCGAGGTGTCCAGGTCAGCTGCTGCCGTCTGCCACCCCTTCACCTGCGACAGAAAGATTCCTAAAGTCTGATTGATCTGTTGGAGGGAGAAGTTGCTTTTCTCGATTTGGTTGTCCATCCTGTCATTGGTTGTCAGAAGGAACTGCTGATTCTCAGTTGTTTTGTCCAGCTGCCCCTCCTGGGCTGAAAGCATCTTCTGGACCTCTTCCAATTCTCCATGAAGTCTCTTGATTTCCTGGTTCAGGTAATTGGCATCATGACAGTAGGAGCAGTTTCCAACATTTTTCATGTCTAATGACCAAGAAAACATGTTTATTAAAATTGGGTCAAAAGTGATATGAATAAAGTAATTAAATATGTATCGCTTTGGTTTTAGATAACTAAGAGAAGAATGTTGTAGTAAGCAGAGTATCGTAAACcatttgttaaagcggacctgaactcagaacttcctctctgctctaaaagatacacaacagcataataacctttaaagaaaaacatttctttgttacagctgatacaaatcctgcaataaatctgcagtgtatcttcttcttgctttcatgaaagcagacatagcgttaacaaatgagcttatctgccgtggcagtcatgtgacacgtgggaagatcaaattacaacttgtgattaaacacaaatgagggggaattggaccggctaaactctaaatacacacagagaacatttctctatgtttttcttctgtcttgtgcaagagttcaggtccactttaaaggaaacatccgaacttaaaaataaaaagagacctacttacctggggctttctccagcccctggcagcctatgtgtccttctctgcagctctgctcccagcaggtggctcggggtcccctccgttgcagaggcCGAgcggcatcttctgcacctgcgtgagcgcgTTCACCACCGTGCTCACATAGcccggagcatcctgcgcaggcgcagaggtCCCGGCGACGGGaacgtgaccatgagcggtgtgGCCGCAcactcacgcaggtgcagaagatgccgaccttgtGAGGTttgcatctgcaacagaggggaccaggagccaccggCAGAGAGCGAAGCTGCGGCGAGAGACAAAtaggctgccagaggctggaggaatccccaggtaagaagatcttgttttttttcccctctgatgtttcctttaacgtaagaagctttgaatcaggatgatatcatttatAGGCCGAATTtagaaaaacaaatacaaaagacAGAAATTTATCTCAGTGGAGGGAAGGATCTGAATAGTCCAGAGCAGGAATGTCCAAAGTCCGgccctataggatccagagcctttcctctccatagatAATTATcggacttttatttatttattattatttttttgcttcagttt
Proteins encoded in this region:
- the SCARA3 gene encoding scavenger receptor class A member 3; its protein translation is MPTSRFRQNGRARSNCARCQKNLSLQNSVKVLYCFVVILVIAVIILASLVFRKVNSLYDDFSTAKSSYEKKIVSVQVNLQELDMKNVGNCSYCHDANYLNQEIKRLHGELEEVQKMLSAQEGQLDKTTENQQFLLTTNDRMDNQIEKSNFSLQQINQTLGIFLSQVKGWQTAAADLDTSVKNLVQERYDINAAVQQINFTLGQTSEWVQVIQRKTDEETLTLQKIVSDWQNYSKVYGGFKSTSAKTIDLVRNLQSTIAATTQRITLNTEVTHDLVLQVMGLQFQLDNITGFIDDHEENMADLQYHSKYTQNRTVERFESLEGRMFSHETEIGTIFTNINATDNHVHSMLKYLDDVRLSCTHGFNSHAEELYVLNKSISLVQGTTDLLRERFSLMNARLDFDIQNLSMIMQEMKLVDTMHGDILQKVTIVQGAPGPPGPRGFKGDLGAKGSIGVKGEKGDKGELGDSGPQGPRGLAGDPGPIGEKGSIGIKGTSGIKGDKGSMGPPGPKGPKGSKGDVGPPGPEGPPADKGPPGLPGVPGLPGNAGIQGLPGPRGSKGEAGLPGPRGFPGPAGPKGESAVQN